The Thermobispora bispora DSM 43833 genome window below encodes:
- a CDS encoding exo-beta-N-acetylmuramidase NamZ family protein, translating into MTRVRTGLERVAAGERRIGGARAGLITNPTGVLPDLTPSAPALLAAGVPVTALFGPEHGLRGTVQAGGGEADAADPDTGLPVFDTYGRSGAALDEVVASSGVDVLVFDINDVGTRFYTYLWTMYDLLASAGRLGLRFVVLDRPNPIGGVRVEGPLLDPGFAGFLGRLPVPIRHGLTAGEMALLAGRRLGVEPEVVPMEGWRREWYFDRTGLPWVMPSANMPTLDTALVYPGTGLLEGTNVSEGRGTTRPFELIGAPFVDGRFARELAALGLPGVRFRGAWFTPTAGKYAGTPVRGVQVHVTDREAFRPVLTGVSVLHVLRTLYPEDFACGPFLDSLWGSDSLRRALEAGEDPRGLCGSTGWSGPPEPLYR; encoded by the coding sequence ATGACGCGGGTGCGCACCGGGCTGGAGCGGGTGGCCGCCGGTGAGCGGCGGATCGGCGGTGCCCGGGCCGGCCTCATCACCAACCCCACCGGAGTCCTTCCCGATCTGACGCCGTCGGCACCGGCCCTGCTCGCGGCGGGCGTGCCGGTGACCGCCCTGTTCGGCCCCGAGCACGGCCTGCGCGGCACGGTGCAGGCGGGCGGCGGGGAGGCGGACGCCGCCGACCCGGACACCGGGCTGCCGGTGTTCGACACCTACGGGCGGTCGGGTGCGGCGCTGGACGAGGTCGTGGCCTCCTCCGGCGTGGACGTGCTCGTGTTCGACATCAACGACGTCGGCACCCGCTTCTACACCTACCTGTGGACCATGTACGACCTGCTGGCCTCGGCCGGGCGGCTGGGGCTGCGGTTCGTCGTGCTCGACCGCCCCAACCCGATCGGCGGGGTGCGCGTGGAGGGCCCGCTGCTCGACCCGGGGTTCGCCGGGTTCCTGGGCCGCCTTCCGGTGCCGATCCGGCACGGCCTCACCGCGGGTGAGATGGCCCTGCTCGCCGGGCGGCGGCTGGGCGTGGAGCCGGAGGTGGTCCCGATGGAGGGCTGGCGGCGGGAGTGGTACTTCGACCGGACCGGCCTGCCGTGGGTGATGCCGTCGGCGAACATGCCGACCCTGGACACCGCCCTGGTCTACCCCGGGACCGGCCTGCTGGAGGGGACCAACGTGTCCGAGGGCCGGGGGACCACCCGGCCGTTCGAGCTGATCGGCGCCCCGTTCGTGGACGGGCGGTTCGCCCGGGAGCTGGCCGCGCTCGGCCTGCCGGGCGTCCGGTTCCGCGGCGCGTGGTTCACCCCCACGGCCGGGAAGTACGCCGGGACCCCGGTGCGCGGGGTGCAGGTGCACGTCACCGACCGGGAGGCGTTCCGGCCGGTGCTCACCGGCGTGTCCGTGCTCCACGTGCTGCGCACCCTCTACCCGGAGGACTTCGCCTGCGGCCCGTTCCTGGACTCGCTGTGGGGGTCGGACTCCCTGCGCCGGGCGCTGGAGGCCGGGGAGGATCCGCGCGGGCTGTGCGGGAGCACGGGGTGGTCCGGCCCGCCCGAGCCGCTGTACCGGTGA
- the murQ gene encoding N-acetylmuramic acid 6-phosphate etherase yields MMRQSLAALATEQIDPRYSGIDTLPTEEIARLMNEADATVPAAVGRAIPAISAAIDAIAERMRSGGRLLYVGAGTSGRLAVLDAAECPPTFGTDPEQVQGIIAGGEAALLRPVEGAEDDAAAGAAVIREKGTGPLDSVVGISASGRAPYVVAAVAEARRRGALTVALTCNTGTALAAEAEHAIEVVVGPEVIAGSTRLKAGTAQKLVLNMISTITMIRCGRVYRNYMIDVVASNAKLIDRATRIVADLTGADQETARRALEDAGRDVKTAVVMIERGLPAGEARTLLARHGHRLGDALRDA; encoded by the coding sequence ATGATGAGGCAATCTCTCGCCGCTCTCGCCACCGAACAGATCGATCCCCGCTACAGCGGGATCGACACCCTGCCGACCGAGGAGATCGCCCGGCTCATGAACGAGGCCGACGCCACCGTGCCCGCCGCGGTCGGCCGGGCGATCCCGGCCATCTCCGCGGCGATCGACGCGATCGCCGAGCGGATGCGATCCGGCGGCCGGCTGCTCTATGTCGGCGCGGGCACCTCGGGGCGGCTCGCCGTGCTCGACGCCGCGGAATGCCCGCCGACGTTCGGCACCGACCCCGAGCAGGTCCAGGGCATCATCGCCGGAGGGGAGGCCGCGCTGCTCCGGCCGGTCGAGGGGGCCGAGGACGACGCCGCGGCCGGGGCCGCCGTGATCCGCGAGAAGGGGACCGGCCCGCTCGACTCCGTGGTCGGGATCTCGGCGAGCGGGCGCGCGCCGTACGTGGTCGCCGCCGTGGCCGAGGCGCGGCGGCGCGGCGCGCTCACCGTGGCGCTCACCTGCAACACCGGTACGGCCCTGGCCGCCGAGGCCGAGCACGCGATCGAGGTCGTGGTCGGGCCGGAGGTGATCGCCGGTTCGACCCGGCTGAAGGCGGGCACCGCGCAGAAGCTGGTGCTCAACATGATCTCGACGATCACGATGATCCGGTGCGGCCGGGTCTACCGGAACTACATGATCGACGTGGTGGCGAGCAACGCCAAGCTGATCGACCGGGCGACCCGCATCGTCGCCGACCTCACCGGCGCCGACCAGGAGACCGCCCGCCGTGCCCTGGAGGACGCCGGGCGCGACGTGAAGACCGCCGTGGTGATGATCGAACGCGGCCTCCCGGCGGGCGAGGCGCGGACGCTGCTCGCCCGGCACGGCCACCGGCTCGGCGACGCGCTGCGCGATGCTTGA
- a CDS encoding serine hydrolase domain-containing protein: MLERILRAAVPEVASAAVALIAVDGRTAAAAAVGEAMRYADGSGRLLPERPPVAADALFDIASITKLFTTVVLLALADAGRLALDDPVAAWLPRHYGHRPEVTIRHLLTHTAGLPPGRRVEHEPEDARWELVLSTPQAGPVGAHVYSDVGMITAGRVAELAGGAPLDVLVRDLVTAPLGLADTVFRPGPALRERAVATEYKPERDTIACVRGEVHDETAYALGGVAGHAGLFSTAADLLRFGEALRTGGGGVLSPAAVAEMLRDQGVTGAAYRQGLGIRIGDPAIVGPLRDAAGHSGFTGTSLVIDPARRLTVVLLTNNVHPLRGRPGIRELRTAVAAEALRLAGSSR; the protein is encoded by the coding sequence ATGCTTGAACGGATCCTCCGCGCGGCGGTCCCCGAGGTGGCCTCCGCCGCGGTCGCGCTGATCGCGGTGGACGGGCGCACGGCCGCCGCCGCGGCGGTGGGCGAGGCCATGCGCTACGCCGACGGATCGGGGCGCCTGCTCCCCGAGCGGCCCCCGGTGGCGGCCGATGCCCTCTTCGACATCGCCTCGATCACCAAGCTCTTCACCACGGTGGTGCTGCTCGCGCTCGCCGACGCCGGGCGGCTCGCGCTGGACGACCCGGTCGCCGCGTGGCTGCCCCGGCACTACGGCCACCGGCCCGAGGTCACCATCCGCCACCTGCTCACCCACACCGCCGGGCTGCCCCCGGGGCGCCGGGTGGAGCACGAGCCGGAGGACGCCCGCTGGGAGCTGGTGCTCTCCACCCCGCAGGCCGGGCCGGTCGGCGCGCACGTCTACTCCGACGTCGGCATGATCACGGCGGGGCGGGTGGCGGAGCTCGCCGGCGGCGCTCCGCTCGACGTGCTGGTCCGGGATCTCGTCACCGCGCCGCTCGGCCTGGCGGACACGGTCTTCCGCCCGGGACCCGCCCTGCGGGAGCGGGCCGTGGCCACCGAGTACAAGCCCGAGCGGGACACCATCGCGTGCGTCCGGGGCGAGGTGCACGACGAGACCGCGTACGCGCTCGGCGGCGTGGCCGGCCACGCCGGGCTGTTCTCCACCGCCGCCGACCTGCTCCGCTTCGGTGAGGCGCTGCGCACCGGCGGCGGGGGAGTGCTCTCCCCGGCGGCGGTCGCCGAGATGCTCCGGGATCAGGGGGTGACCGGCGCCGCCTACCGGCAAGGGCTCGGGATCCGCATCGGCGATCCCGCGATCGTCGGCCCGCTCCGGGACGCGGCCGGGCATTCGGGGTTCACCGGCACCTCGCTCGTCATCGACCCCGCCCGCCGGCTCACCGTGGTGCTCTTGACCAACAACGTCCACCCGCTGCGCGGCCGGCCGGGCATCCGGGAGCTGCGCACCGCGGTGGCCGCCGAGGCGCTCCGGCTCGCCGGGTCCTCGCGCTGA
- a CDS encoding alpha/beta hydrolase — translation MAADTATELELAFTRVVRLGQEYAGVLDSPYRCLIAKAWVGGGAPVFAEELRVRRARVQAAFQEAAAQIAEQIHRQGGRRPAVPTFATPAAVVSPAPSGFAGMDIPAMQRLIAGLERAGQELRHAGARVGAELRASGLPATPGHQISGVGVWAQEQVPGLRRRLERIQRDCPGGLTTPVMTGFGLFGGYAPDRHGVGALLDAAATGDVVALQRLVELQRTGADRQLAARVNAWWQSLGAAERQRLLTGAPHLLGRLDGLPATVRDQANRAHLAQEKQAVTAELARLRQSAQAAEARVKELEGRLRQITAVERALALGGRDGRPPALLLLFDPSGPGKAAISFGDPDEATSIVVSVPGTGTTLEGFAGDAQRAVRIWDQASAVGGPNSTIASIAWLGYDAPQWGSILSSDRSPANLGAAEKGAPALASFTDGLRAAHLPTTDARLTVIGHSYGSTLTGAAARLRPHAFADQLIFLGSPGAGARHASELGVKSVWVGEAPDDPVADLGIYGADPSDAKFGGQNFYVQEASDFPYSLKAHSIYWERGSASLRNLGYLVTGQYAKLVPFPVPTPSPNPSPLPPGPAAQPSSSGIPAGALPSPQPFGG, via the coding sequence GTGGCGGCGGATACGGCAACCGAATTGGAGCTCGCTTTCACCCGGGTGGTACGGCTGGGCCAGGAGTACGCGGGGGTGCTGGATTCCCCGTACCGGTGCCTGATCGCCAAGGCGTGGGTGGGCGGCGGGGCACCGGTTTTCGCCGAGGAGCTGCGGGTGCGGCGGGCCCGGGTGCAGGCCGCCTTCCAGGAGGCGGCCGCTCAGATCGCCGAGCAGATCCACCGCCAGGGCGGGCGCCGCCCGGCGGTCCCCACGTTCGCCACTCCGGCCGCGGTGGTATCCCCTGCGCCGTCGGGGTTTGCGGGGATGGACATCCCGGCGATGCAGCGGTTGATTGCGGGGTTGGAGCGGGCGGGGCAGGAGCTGCGGCATGCCGGGGCCCGGGTCGGGGCCGAACTACGCGCGTCGGGCCTGCCGGCCACCCCGGGGCATCAGATCTCCGGGGTGGGGGTGTGGGCGCAAGAGCAGGTGCCCGGCCTGCGCCGGCGGTTGGAGCGGATCCAGCGGGACTGCCCCGGTGGGTTGACCACCCCGGTGATGACCGGGTTCGGGCTGTTCGGCGGATATGCCCCCGACCGGCACGGGGTGGGCGCGCTGCTGGATGCCGCCGCTACCGGGGATGTGGTGGCGCTGCAGCGGTTGGTGGAGCTGCAGCGAACGGGCGCGGATCGTCAGCTGGCGGCCCGGGTGAACGCCTGGTGGCAGTCCCTCGGCGCCGCCGAACGGCAGCGGTTGCTCACCGGCGCCCCGCATCTCCTCGGCCGGTTGGACGGTCTTCCCGCCACGGTGCGCGATCAGGCCAATCGCGCCCATCTGGCCCAGGAGAAACAGGCCGTCACCGCCGAGCTGGCCCGGCTGCGCCAAAGCGCCCAGGCGGCGGAAGCCCGGGTCAAAGAACTGGAAGGGCGGTTGCGCCAGATCACCGCCGTGGAACGCGCCCTGGCCCTCGGCGGGCGAGACGGCCGCCCACCGGCCCTGTTGCTGCTGTTCGACCCTTCCGGCCCGGGGAAGGCCGCCATCTCCTTCGGCGATCCGGACGAGGCCACCTCGATCGTGGTCTCGGTGCCCGGCACCGGGACCACCCTCGAAGGGTTCGCCGGAGATGCGCAACGTGCGGTGAGGATATGGGACCAAGCGTCGGCGGTCGGTGGTCCCAACAGCACGATTGCTTCGATTGCATGGCTGGGATATGACGCCCCCCAGTGGGGCTCGATCCTCAGCAGTGATCGCAGCCCGGCAAATCTTGGCGCGGCTGAGAAGGGTGCGCCCGCGCTGGCGAGCTTCACCGACGGCTTGCGCGCCGCCCACCTGCCCACCACGGACGCCCGGCTGACCGTGATCGGGCACAGCTACGGATCAACCCTCACCGGGGCGGCTGCAAGGCTTCGCCCGCATGCATTCGCCGACCAGCTCATCTTTCTTGGCAGCCCTGGTGCGGGCGCCCGGCATGCAAGTGAACTGGGAGTGAAGTCGGTGTGGGTCGGTGAAGCTCCAGACGACCCAGTAGCAGATCTTGGGATATACGGTGCCGATCCCAGTGACGCAAAGTTCGGCGGGCAGAACTTCTATGTTCAAGAGGCGAGCGATTTTCCCTATTCATTGAAGGCCCACTCCATTTATTGGGAGCGTGGATCGGCTTCGCTCCGGAACCTCGGGTATCTGGTCACCGGCCAGTACGCCAAGCTCGTTCCGTTTCCGGTTCCCACTCCGTCTCCGAACCCGTCTCCCCTACCGCCTGGTCCAGCAGCGCAGCCGTCTTCCAGCGGAATTCCTGCTGGTGCGCTGCCCTCTCCGCAACCATTCGGAGGATGA
- a CDS encoding MTH1187 family thiamine-binding protein: protein MSVLVAFSVTPIGKGEDVGELVAEAVRVVRESGLPNRTDAMFTTIEGESWDEVLDVVKKAVAAVERRCSRVSLVLKADARAGQGRLDAKVASIERHLAGQGS from the coding sequence ATGTCGGTATTGGTGGCGTTCAGCGTCACGCCGATCGGCAAGGGGGAGGACGTCGGCGAACTGGTCGCCGAGGCGGTGCGGGTGGTCCGGGAGTCCGGGCTGCCCAACCGGACCGACGCGATGTTCACCACGATCGAGGGCGAGTCGTGGGACGAGGTGCTCGACGTGGTGAAGAAGGCGGTCGCCGCCGTGGAGCGGCGCTGCTCCCGGGTGAGCCTGGTGCTGAAGGCGGACGCCCGGGCCGGTCAGGGGCGCCTCGACGCGAAGGTCGCGTCCATCGAGCGCCACCTCGCCGGTCAGGGCAGCTAG
- a CDS encoding endonuclease V, giving the protein MKVDAPPSWPTTVDEAEAIQEKLRSRLDLTGPGPRHPATVAGVDVAYAGERLVAAVVVLDGATLEVLEQVAVPGRVAFDYVPGLLAFRELPGLITALERLTRTPELIVCDGYGLAHPRRFGLACHLGVLTGLPTIGVGKTAYVGTYEMPGRRRGSWSELRLGDDVVGRVLRTQDDVKPVFVSVGNRIDLDTACANVLALCPRHRLPETTRAADRLSRAVLTRGTTP; this is encoded by the coding sequence GTGAAGGTTGACGCTCCGCCGTCGTGGCCGACGACGGTCGACGAGGCCGAGGCGATCCAAGAGAAGCTGCGGTCCCGGCTCGACCTCACCGGACCAGGCCCGCGCCACCCGGCGACCGTGGCGGGCGTGGACGTCGCCTATGCCGGCGAGCGGCTGGTCGCGGCCGTCGTGGTGCTCGACGGCGCCACCCTCGAGGTGCTCGAACAGGTCGCCGTACCAGGACGGGTGGCCTTCGACTACGTGCCCGGGCTGCTCGCCTTCCGCGAGCTGCCGGGCCTGATCACCGCCCTCGAGCGGCTCACCAGGACGCCCGAGCTCATCGTCTGCGACGGGTACGGCCTCGCGCATCCCCGCCGGTTCGGGCTCGCCTGCCACCTGGGCGTGCTCACCGGGCTGCCGACCATCGGTGTGGGCAAGACCGCGTACGTCGGAACGTACGAGATGCCCGGACGGCGTCGCGGGTCGTGGAGCGAGCTGCGCCTCGGCGACGACGTGGTGGGGCGGGTGCTCCGGACGCAGGACGACGTCAAGCCGGTGTTCGTCTCCGTGGGCAACCGGATCGACCTGGACACCGCGTGCGCGAACGTGCTCGCGCTGTGCCCGCGGCACCGGCTGCCCGAGACGACCCGGGCCGCCGACCGGCTCTCCCGTGCGGTGCTCACCCGCGGCACCACCCCGTGA
- a CDS encoding glutathione S-transferase family protein, with product MTTTHPVASPVDFAVYGDYEIKQSTGPDGSFQRPLYRFRGRVTADGSSGYPARPGRYHLYVSLACPWAHRSIIVRSLLGLEDVISMSVVDPVRDGRGWAFRHGPGHGPDEVNGFTLLREAYEATEPGYDGHVSVPVLWDRETKRIVSNNFPDITIDLATQFREWARPGIDLYPVELRDEIDALNDRIYRYVNNGVYRCGFATSQEAYDTAVRELFAMLDELEERLADRRYLFGDRITESDIRLWVTLVRFDTVYVTHFKANLRRIADYPNLWGYTRDLYQHPAFGGTTDFDHIKRHYYLTHPRLNPLRIIPAGPVLDWHAPHGRERLGPGLPA from the coding sequence ATGACCACCACGCACCCTGTCGCGAGCCCCGTGGACTTCGCCGTCTACGGCGACTACGAGATCAAGCAGTCCACCGGACCCGACGGATCCTTCCAGCGGCCGCTGTACCGCTTCCGCGGGCGCGTCACCGCGGACGGCAGCAGCGGGTACCCCGCCCGGCCGGGCCGCTACCACCTGTACGTCTCCCTCGCCTGCCCGTGGGCGCACCGGTCGATCATCGTGCGCTCCCTGCTCGGCCTCGAGGACGTCATCTCCATGTCCGTCGTCGACCCGGTGCGCGACGGGCGCGGGTGGGCCTTCCGCCACGGCCCCGGCCACGGGCCCGACGAGGTCAACGGCTTCACCCTCCTCCGGGAGGCGTACGAGGCGACCGAGCCGGGCTACGACGGCCACGTGTCCGTGCCGGTGCTCTGGGACCGCGAGACCAAGCGGATCGTGAGCAACAACTTCCCGGACATCACCATCGACCTCGCCACCCAGTTCCGGGAGTGGGCCAGGCCTGGCATCGACCTCTACCCGGTCGAGCTGCGCGACGAGATCGACGCGCTCAACGACCGCATCTACCGGTACGTGAACAACGGGGTGTACCGGTGCGGCTTCGCCACCAGCCAGGAGGCCTACGACACCGCGGTGCGGGAGCTCTTCGCCATGCTCGACGAGCTCGAGGAGCGGCTCGCCGACCGGCGGTACCTCTTCGGCGACCGGATCACCGAATCCGACATCCGGCTCTGGGTCACGCTCGTGCGGTTCGACACGGTCTACGTGACCCACTTCAAGGCGAACCTCCGCCGCATCGCCGACTACCCCAACCTGTGGGGCTACACCCGCGACCTGTACCAGCACCCGGCCTTCGGCGGCACCACCGACTTCGATCACATCAAGCGCCACTACTACCTGACGCACCCGCGGCTGAACCCGCTGCGGATCATCCCCGCCGGGCCGGTCCTCGACTGGCACGCCCCGCACGGCCGGGAGCGGCTCGGGCCGGGCCTGCCCGCCTAG
- a CDS encoding SPW repeat protein — translation MRHSTDIGTHPDIMEMRARYEAASANPTMQTADGLNMVAGLYLALSPWIVGFQNLTGITVNNLITGLLVSMLALSYSSAFGRTYGLSWVAPLIGVWTIVAPWLVRGATEGRTIINNVIIGAIILALGLATMRLGMMQQGRTGGGYERSTGFERPGGGFDRPQQS, via the coding sequence ATGAGGCACAGCACCGACATCGGGACCCATCCCGACATCATGGAGATGCGCGCGCGGTACGAGGCCGCCTCGGCCAACCCGACCATGCAGACGGCGGACGGCCTCAACATGGTCGCCGGCCTGTACCTCGCCCTCTCACCGTGGATCGTCGGGTTCCAGAACCTCACCGGGATCACGGTGAACAACCTGATCACCGGCCTGCTGGTCTCCATGCTCGCCCTCAGCTACAGCTCGGCGTTCGGCCGCACGTACGGCCTGTCCTGGGTCGCGCCCCTGATCGGGGTGTGGACCATCGTGGCGCCGTGGCTGGTCCGCGGAGCGACCGAAGGACGGACGATCATCAACAACGTGATCATCGGTGCGATCATCCTCGCCCTCGGCCTGGCGACCATGCGCCTCGGCATGATGCAGCAGGGCCGGACCGGCGGTGGATACGAACGCAGCACCGGCTTCGAACGGCCCGGCGGCGGCTTCGACCGCCCGCAGCAGTCCTGA
- a CDS encoding ROK family protein has translation MANTAPWVVVGLDNGGTSNNATVLDSSGRFLVDRMVETPSLVREGPEVALAQLVRAFEGVLELTGTPRSAVRAVGLDSPGPADANGVIASTGATNFGHPAWRGFDFRGALEARLGLPVVYLNDGNAAALYAHHAHFGAEAHERSSVAAVVGTGLGGGVVVHGRVVTGAAGMAGELGHVHIPLDGLLEEGQPAPTCNCGFTGDVESIASLTGIERNLLPYWLTRFPGHELADVEPLAKAARLLRGHAEHGDPLALKIFEQQAIAIGRLFTILGNVLDPDAYFVGGGVVEAAPRFRDWFLGKVREHTALRAEQRRIATVALVRDRDMAGARGVALAALAAVRGE, from the coding sequence ATGGCGAACACGGCGCCCTGGGTGGTGGTCGGGCTCGACAACGGCGGCACGAGCAACAACGCGACCGTGCTCGACTCCTCCGGGCGGTTCCTGGTGGACCGGATGGTGGAGACGCCGAGCCTCGTCCGGGAGGGCCCCGAGGTCGCGCTCGCCCAGCTCGTCCGCGCGTTCGAAGGGGTGCTCGAGCTCACCGGCACCCCGCGCTCGGCGGTGCGCGCGGTGGGGCTCGACTCCCCCGGCCCGGCCGACGCCAACGGGGTGATCGCGTCCACCGGGGCCACGAACTTCGGTCACCCCGCGTGGCGCGGGTTCGACTTCCGCGGGGCGCTCGAGGCGCGGCTCGGCCTGCCGGTCGTGTACCTCAACGACGGCAACGCGGCCGCGCTCTACGCCCACCACGCCCACTTCGGCGCCGAGGCCCACGAGCGCTCCTCGGTCGCGGCCGTCGTCGGCACCGGGCTCGGCGGCGGGGTCGTCGTGCACGGCCGGGTGGTGACGGGCGCGGCCGGCATGGCCGGCGAGCTCGGGCACGTGCACATCCCCCTGGACGGCCTGCTCGAGGAGGGGCAGCCGGCGCCCACCTGCAATTGCGGCTTCACCGGGGACGTGGAGAGCATCGCCTCGCTCACCGGGATCGAGCGGAACCTGCTGCCGTACTGGCTGACCCGGTTCCCCGGCCACGAGCTCGCCGACGTCGAGCCCCTGGCCAAGGCGGCCCGGCTGCTCCGCGGCCACGCGGAGCACGGCGACCCGCTCGCGCTCAAGATCTTCGAGCAGCAGGCGATCGCGATCGGCAGGCTCTTCACCATCCTGGGCAACGTGCTCGACCCGGACGCGTACTTCGTCGGGGGCGGCGTGGTGGAGGCGGCGCCGCGCTTCCGCGACTGGTTCCTCGGCAAGGTGCGGGAGCACACCGCGCTCCGGGCCGAGCAGCGCCGGATCGCCACGGTGGCGCTGGTGCGGGATCGGGACATGGCGGGTGCCCGGGGCGTGGCGCTCGCCGCGCTCGCCGCGGTCCGCGGGGAGTGA
- a CDS encoding hemerythrin domain-containing protein produces the protein MTAAQPIPELMKENDVVDLLIHQHGVIRDMFDEVEQATGRDREEAFRRLVRMLSVHETAEEEIVHPYVRRRIEGGAEVIEDRLREENQAKRLLSRMDQLGTDHPDFLENLRRLRLMVTQHARAEERYEFMRMRAETTAAERRALALGVRAAEAMAPTRPRPGVESATKNLLFGPPAAIIDRARDLIRRAMSRR, from the coding sequence ATGACAGCGGCCCAGCCGATACCCGAGCTGATGAAGGAGAACGACGTCGTCGACCTGCTCATCCATCAGCACGGGGTGATCAGGGACATGTTCGACGAGGTGGAGCAGGCCACGGGCAGAGATCGGGAGGAGGCGTTCCGCCGCCTGGTGCGCATGCTCTCGGTGCACGAGACCGCGGAGGAGGAGATCGTGCACCCGTACGTGCGCCGCCGGATCGAGGGCGGCGCCGAGGTGATCGAGGACCGGCTGCGCGAGGAGAACCAGGCCAAGCGCCTGCTCAGCCGGATGGACCAGCTCGGCACCGACCACCCGGACTTCCTCGAGAACCTCCGCCGGCTGCGCCTGATGGTGACGCAGCACGCGCGGGCCGAGGAGCGGTACGAGTTCATGCGGATGCGGGCCGAGACCACGGCCGCCGAGCGCCGGGCCCTGGCCCTGGGCGTGCGGGCCGCCGAGGCGATGGCCCCGACCCGGCCCCGCCCTGGGGTGGAGTCGGCGACGAAGAACCTGCTCTTCGGCCCACCCGCGGCGATCATCGACCGGGCGCGCGACCTGATCCGCCGGGCGATGTCGCGGCGGTGA
- a CDS encoding MBL fold metallo-hydrolase — MKDSRSGHALRLLGVLFALAGAGWLARDIVPALGARPAGERARRIRRSERFGGGRFRNPVPTSGRRRGTARAVLGELRSGPRRPRGPVPLVTPSPGPASDLDVVWYGHASVLIEIEGRRVLFDPVWSERCSPSPIAGPRRLHPAPVPLAGLPELDAIVISHDHYDHLDMATVRELTRLQRAPFAVPLGVGAHLERWGVPASRIIELDWDEETKLSGLRLTATAARHFSGRFIARNPTLWASWVVAGERRRVFYTGDSGYFDGYAAIGRAYGPFDLSVIQIGAYSAAWPDVHMTPEEAVRAHLDLRAGLLLPVHWGTFRLAPHSWSDPVERLCREARAHGVRLAVPRPGERVSADDPPPVDGWWREIA, encoded by the coding sequence GTGAAGGACAGCCGGTCCGGCCATGCGCTGCGGCTGCTCGGCGTGCTGTTCGCCCTGGCCGGCGCCGGGTGGCTGGCGCGCGACATCGTGCCGGCGCTCGGCGCGCGCCCGGCCGGGGAGCGCGCCCGGCGGATCCGGCGGTCGGAGCGGTTCGGCGGCGGACGCTTCCGGAACCCGGTGCCGACGTCAGGGCGGCGGCGCGGCACCGCCCGCGCCGTCCTCGGTGAGCTTCGCTCCGGGCCGCGCCGCCCGCGGGGACCCGTGCCGCTCGTCACGCCCTCGCCCGGGCCCGCGAGCGACCTCGACGTGGTCTGGTACGGCCACGCCTCGGTGCTGATCGAGATCGAGGGCCGGCGGGTCCTCTTCGACCCGGTCTGGAGCGAGCGCTGCTCCCCCTCGCCGATCGCCGGCCCGCGCCGCCTGCACCCGGCCCCGGTCCCGCTCGCCGGCCTCCCCGAGCTCGACGCCATCGTGATCTCCCACGACCACTACGACCACCTCGACATGGCGACGGTGCGGGAGCTGACCCGGCTGCAGCGGGCCCCGTTCGCCGTGCCGCTCGGGGTCGGCGCCCACCTCGAACGGTGGGGAGTGCCGGCCTCCCGCATCATCGAGCTCGACTGGGACGAGGAGACCAAGCTCAGCGGGCTGCGGCTCACCGCGACCGCGGCCCGTCACTTCTCCGGCCGCTTCATCGCCCGCAACCCGACCCTGTGGGCCTCGTGGGTGGTCGCCGGGGAGCGGAGGCGGGTCTTTTACACCGGGGACTCGGGCTACTTCGACGGGTACGCCGCCATCGGGCGGGCGTACGGCCCCTTCGACCTGTCGGTCATCCAGATCGGCGCGTACAGCGCCGCCTGGCCGGACGTGCACATGACCCCGGAGGAGGCGGTCCGCGCCCACCTCGACCTCCGCGCGGGCCTGCTGCTGCCGGTGCACTGGGGCACGTTCCGCCTCGCCCCGCACTCCTGGAGCGATCCGGTGGAACGGTTGTGCCGGGAGGCACGGGCGCACGGCGTCCGCCTCGCCGTACCGCGCCCGGGAGAGCGGGTGAGCGCGGACGACCCGCCGCCGGTGGACGGCTGGTGGCGCGAGATCGCCTGA